A genomic window from Camelina sativa cultivar DH55 chromosome 2, Cs, whole genome shotgun sequence includes:
- the LOC104754130 gene encoding uncharacterized protein LOC104754130 has product MENQSPVSSTNSSSPPKHDQKLKSVVVSDEEEVTMKPKSPQEVVSERTILERPHFILETVRTVSDNETHLCDVCRREFPSQRSLADHQKFHITEQELKRQRIFFGPFDSYEGLSFSRFMYGGGDSSSSSRPYALDRVKQMETTMFPPHALDRSLTGNPSYSTSHALSNDEDHINLDLTLGPSKPIGGSSNSIKTNTNSFLDMEATRRTTNLFGPVCPRVPPFNLVAENPFDSFPERYVPLLSLQGNGMGSSHPERLFSTGVDSKAIVPPFAPPYPTSTNLCHDLFSLQESGMGSSSHSRLLPSMEMNKVKVPPNPTSTNLCNDLFPLQENGLGSGQSKSLISKGKNKVMVPDDDDDDDDDDDDDDDEVKIIELRWLTKKKRSRQA; this is encoded by the exons atggagAACCAATCACCTGTGTCTTCAACAAACTCCTCCTCCCCACCCAAACATGATCAGAAACTCAAAAGTGTTGTTGTGTCCGACGAGGAGGAGGTGACGATGAAACCAAAGTCTCCCCAAGAGGTTGTGTCTGAACGGACTATCCTTGAGAGGCCTCATTTCATTTTAGAGACTGTGCGAACAGTAAGTGATAACGAAACCCACCTCTGTGATGTTTGCAGGAGGGAGTTCCCAAGCCAGAGGTCACTTGCCGATCACCAGAAATTCCACATAACGGAGCAAGAATTGAAGAGGCAGCGGATATTTTTCGGGCCTTTCGACAGCTATGAAGGGTTGTCATTTTCGCGTTTTATGTATGGAGGAGGCgatagcagcagcagcagcaggcCTTATGCTCTAGACCGAGTCAAACAAATGGAGACAACCATGTTTCCTCCTCATGCTCTAGACCGCTCCCTCACCGGGAACCCTAGCTATAGCACTTCACATGCTTTATCAAATGATGAGGACCATATTAATCTTGATCTCACTCTTGGTCCATCTAAGCCCATAGGAGGCAGCAGCAATAGCATTAAAACCAACACTAACTCATTCTTAGACATGGAAGCCACTAGGAGAACAACGAATCTGTTCGGTCCCGTTTGTCCTCGTGTGCCTCCATTCAATTTAGTTGCTGAAAACCCGTTTGATTCATTTCCAGAAAGATATGTTCCTCTTT TGTCTTTGCAAGGGAATGGAATGGGCTCTAGTCACCCGGAAAGACTCTTCTCAACGGGAGTGGATTCCAAAGCCATAGTGCCTCCTTTTGCTCCTCCTTATCCAACTTCCACCAATCTTTgtcatgatttgttttctttgcaagAGAGTGGAATGGGCTCATCAAGTCACTCGAGACTTCTCCCCTCAATGGAAATGAACAAAGTCAAGGTGCCTCCTAATCCAACGTCCACAAATCTTTGTAATGATTTGTTTCCTTTACAAGAGAATGGTTTAGGCTCTGGTCAATCAAAAAGTCTCATCTCAAAGGgaaaaaacaaagtcatggtgcctgatgatgatgatgatgatgatgatgatgatgatgatgatgatgatgaggttaaaattaTCGAGCTAAGGTGGctgaccaagaaaaaaagatcaagaCAAGCTTAG
- the LOC104754118 gene encoding F-box protein At2g35280-like, with product MVRHIMLASPDFVKAAQNHRVYKNINLRPLAAISKYQDLMVKCIASGNVEAHYIKGIQEYVHNNNTKEELEHLKKAVEGNYANSIYLYGIVKLCRGDTKEGQQWLDKLGWKENKAKGDQCWKITRSPYTKSMCKNYNATSLH from the coding sequence ATGGTCAGGCATATTATGCTAGCATCACCAGACTTTGTAAAGGCAGCCCAAAATCATCgagtttacaaaaatatcaacCTAAGACCACTAGCAGCAATAAGCAAGTACCAAGATCTAATGGTAAAATGCATTGCAAGTGGAAATGTGGAGGCACACTATATCAAAGGAATCCAGGAGTAtgttcacaacaacaacacaaaagaagAGTTGGAACACTTGAAAAAGGCAGTAGAAGGTAATTATGCAAACAGTATTTATCTTTACGGGATTGTGAAGTTATGCAGGGGTGACACTAAGGAAGGCCAACAGTGGCTGGATAAACTAGgctggaaagaaaacaaagcaaagggtGATCAATGTTGGAAAATAACAAGAAGTCCTTACACAAAATCAATGTGCAAAAACTACAACGCTACTTCACTACATTGA